TGAATAAATTGTCCCAAATAAAAATTATCTACTTTGTATAATTCTGAAAATGAATATCCTTCTGTAAAGATAGTATATTGTTCATCTAAAGATAAAATATTTTTTTCTTTAGAAAGTAAAAATTCATCTAGCCATTTTATTTCTTCACTGTTAATCTCCCAACTATAGTTGTTATCGATGCTAGTTGGTTGTTTCGAGGCAATGAGTAATGAACTTGTCCAATAACGAATGATATTCGAAAATCCACCCATTCTTGTGATATCCTGCGCCAAAGTAAATGATATTGAAGGTATCTTTTCTGAAAAGAATATATTAAAAGCCTCAAATCTGAGGGCAGGTTCAAAACAATGTAAATAAATAGAACCATTTTCAGATAGTTTGTTAAATAAGTACGATAATTTATTTATTTTATACATTTCCTCTACTAAACCTTTATCGTTATATAAATCTATAACAATTGCATCATATTCTTCTGTGGGGATGTACTTAGTAGCATCTGCATGTACTATATTTAAGTTTGGATAGTCTAACCACTGATTATCAACTGAAAATTCAATAAGATCTGCATCTATTTCAACAGCAGTACAGGGTGGTGTAAAGCTCCATTTCTTTAATAGCTGTAATACTGTTCCTCCGCCCATCCCTAAAAGCAATATGTTCTTTGCTCTAGACTTATAGATGGCCCATGCCAAGTAATCGTAGTACTTAAAAGATAAGTAATTATCTACTTTTTCCGAGTAGACAAAATGGTTATGATCTCCTTTATTAATTTCAATAAAATTATTATTCACTGTCCAGTTTGACATTAGCAATATCTCCTTTCATGCACTTAAGTTTCCATTCCTCTCTGAATAATAGAGGGTATTATGATTTTTTTCTTCACCTTCTGAACAACTTAAAGTGTGGTACTCTAAAACACCTACTTTAACTCTAGTTTATAAGTCATTGTAATAGTATTGAGAAATTTATTTTTTTTGAATAGTATTATTAGGGGGGGTGTTTTTTTTTTTTTTCAATCTTTT
The nucleotide sequence above comes from Bacillus sp. 2205SS5-2. Encoded proteins:
- a CDS encoding spermidine synthase, which produces MSNWTVNNNFIEINKGDHNHFVYSEKVDNYLSFKYYDYLAWAIYKSRAKNILLLGMGGGTVLQLLKKWSFTPPCTAVEIDADLIEFSVDNQWLDYPNLNIVHADATKYIPTEEYDAIVIDLYNDKGLVEEMYKINKLSYLFNKLSENGSIYLHCFEPALRFEAFNIFFSEKIPSISFTLAQDITRMGGFSNIIRYWTSSLLIASKQPTSIDNNYSWEINSEEIKWLDEFLLSKEKNILSLDEQYTIFTEGYSFSELYKVDNFYLGQFIHSCTDEIKDQISSILKLDTLAEKQVDAYLANGSEISQYRINAAFLLSDLFQKKSQSELKVILIHLLDLYKYDKDSSIKQLISYVYAMLGNFKSAIDYLQN